GCGAGTCCACATCGTGAGACCGAGGCGATGCGTGACGGCTCTGATGCGGTCTCTGACTGGCCACTCTTGAATGCGATGCTCAACGTTGCTGGGGGTGCAACCTGGGTATCGCTGCACCACGGTGGAGGTGTCGGGATGGGATACTCCCAACACGCGGGCCAAGTCATCGTCTGTGACGGCTCCGACGAAGCGGACCGCCGCCTGGCTCGGGTTCTCTTCAACGACCCCGGTACTGGTGTGATGCGCCATGCTGATGCAGGTTATGATGAGGCGATCGAGGAGGCCCGAGTGCGGGGGCTCAAACTTCCCTCTGTTGGTGCCTAGATGGAGGAGCTGCTCTTTGGGAACTGCTCGCTTGCCGATGTGGATGCCAGTGGCGCTCTTCGATTTATCCAGGACGGGCTCATCCATATCCAAAACGGTAGGATCGCCTTTGCTGGTCCACGCAGCGAGCAAGAAGATCTTCTCGGACGACTTGAGCTCCTCGATCTTGAGTCACGACTCGTCACCCCTGGTCTCGTCGATTGTCACACGCATCTGATCTACGCTGGTGATCGGCTTGGGGATTTTTTAGCTGAACGTGATCCCCTTGATTCGGATCAGCACCGATTCCAGTCAGGCGGGATCCTGGCCACGGTGGCGGCCACCAATCGTGCTTCACGAGAGTCCTTGGTCACATTGGCGCGAGGGCGCCTCGATCAGATTGCCGATCATGGTGTGACCACCGTCGAGATCAAGTCGGGTTATGGGCTCTCTCTGGAGGGCGAACGTCGACTTCTTGAGATTGCCAGAGGGCTCTCTGGCTACCGTGACATTGAAGTCGTGACCTCCTTTCTTGGTGCGCACACGGTGCCTGCTGCTTTTGCTGATGTCCCTATCGACTACATCGCGTTCCTTGTGAAGGAGGTGATGCCGATTCTGGCTGGCGAGGGGTTGATCGACATGGTGGACTGTTTTATCGATCCTGAGGGGTTTTCGCCCGCAGTCATCGTTCCGTACCTTGTGCGTGCCAAGGAGCTCGGGCTACCGCTACGGGCCCACGTTGACCAGTTCGGTGCCATCGGAGGAGGAGAGCTTGCCATAGGCTTTGGCGCGCGCTCCATCGATCATCTTGAACACCTCTCGCAAGCAGCGATCGTCGCTGCCCGCTCGGCTGGCACGGTGGCGGTCCTGTTGCCGTTCGCCTCGCTCCACAAGAGTTTCCCTACTAACCCTCCCGTAGCGGAGTTGCGAGCCCAAGGGGTTGCAATGGCGGTTGCGACTGATCTCAACCCTGGCACATCGCCGACGAGTAGTCTCTTGCTGGCCGCCTACCTTGCGGTGACGCTCTATGGGCTGCGACCCGTCGAGGCCTTTGCTGGCGTGACTCGCTATAGCGCCAAAGCTTTAGGGCTTACCGATCGTGGCTCCCTCGATCAGGGAGGCCGTGCTGACCTCGTCGCCTGGGAGGTGGCTCATCCCTATGAGCTCGTGACGAGTGTCTTTGATCAGCGTCCTCAACGCCTTGGTCCATCATGTTGTGGCACTCACTAGTTGGGTCGTGGTCTTGTACCTTTGCGACTGATGATCATGAGAGGTTGACAAGCGCTCTGGACGCATCGAATGTGATGGACGGGGTGGCGTGTCGGTAGGGCAAGTAGGCTAGCAAGTCAGTCGTATCGTTGACCAACAGGAGCAGTCTATGCCAACTACCACTACCAAGCGAAGCCGGGGACCGCTAGCGGTCGGGCTCGTGGTGGTCGTCATCGCCGCCATCGTGGTGGCTTTTCTCTTCACTCGTAAATCCAATCAATCGAGTTCGTCGCCAACATCAGCGCAGTTAGGTTCTCCGGTACCCCAGGACGTGCTGGCGCGGGTCACCCATATCCCCGAGAGTGTACTCACCACAGTCGGAGTCGACTCCTCGCTGGTCTCCCCACCTCAGGTGGCCAAAGGAGGCAAACTGCTCACACTCAATGGCAAGCCTGAACTGCTCTATGTGGGGGCGGATTTTTGCCCCTATTGTGCAGCCGAGCGTTGGGCTCTTGTCGGGGCCCTCTCGAAGTTTGGGACCTTCAAAGGGCTAGAACTCATGGAGTCAAGCAGTACTGATGTCTATCCTGACACCAATACGTTCACGTTTGTGCATGCGAGCTATAGCTCTCCGTATCTGTCGCTGGTCACTCGGGAGATAGAGACACGGACCCATGCACCGTTGCAGACGTTAACCACCAAGGAGAATAATCTCCTGCAGACCTACGATGTGCCGCCGTATGTCCCGACGACCCAAGATAGTGGCTCCATCCCCTTCGTCGATTTTGCGAACAAGTTTGTGATCGACGGGGCGAGCTACTCTCCCCAGGTACTCGCTGGCTTGAATTGGCAGACCATCGCGGCGACGCTGTCGGACCCGAGTTCCCCCGTTGCGAAGTCCATTGGAGGGACGGTGAACGAGATCACCGCGGCGGTCTGCGTGATGACCCATAACCAACCAGGATCGGTATGCAAAACCTCACTCATTCACAGTCTCCAAAAGAAGCTCTGACCGATTACCCCCTGTGGGTCATCTGGCTG
This DNA window, taken from Ferrimicrobium sp., encodes the following:
- a CDS encoding DUF929 family protein; amino-acid sequence: MPTTTTKRSRGPLAVGLVVVVIAAIVVAFLFTRKSNQSSSSPTSAQLGSPVPQDVLARVTHIPESVLTTVGVDSSLVSPPQVAKGGKLLTLNGKPELLYVGADFCPYCAAERWALVGALSKFGTFKGLELMESSSTDVYPDTNTFTFVHASYSSPYLSLVTREIETRTHAPLQTLTTKENNLLQTYDVPPYVPTTQDSGSIPFVDFANKFVIDGASYSPQVLAGLNWQTIAATLSDPSSPVAKSIGGTVNEITAAVCVMTHNQPGSVCKTSLIHSLQKKL
- the hutI gene encoding imidazolonepropionase — translated: MEELLFGNCSLADVDASGALRFIQDGLIHIQNGRIAFAGPRSEQEDLLGRLELLDLESRLVTPGLVDCHTHLIYAGDRLGDFLAERDPLDSDQHRFQSGGILATVAATNRASRESLVTLARGRLDQIADHGVTTVEIKSGYGLSLEGERRLLEIARGLSGYRDIEVVTSFLGAHTVPAAFADVPIDYIAFLVKEVMPILAGEGLIDMVDCFIDPEGFSPAVIVPYLVRAKELGLPLRAHVDQFGAIGGGELAIGFGARSIDHLEHLSQAAIVAARSAGTVAVLLPFASLHKSFPTNPPVAELRAQGVAMAVATDLNPGTSPTSSLLLAAYLAVTLYGLRPVEAFAGVTRYSAKALGLTDRGSLDQGGRADLVAWEVAHPYELVTSVFDQRPQRLGPSCCGTH